The segment GAATTCCAGCTCGGCCATCGGCTCGGGCTCTCCGCGCTTGTAGATGACCAGGGTCATGGAGGTGGCCTGGTCGGAGAAGACGGAGAAGCTGACCCCGCCGGGGACCACGTTGGCCCCGAAGGGGAACGGCTTGCCCGCGCGGACGCGGTACCCGCCCACTTCGTGGGTCGGGTACGCGTCCACGCGCAGCACTCGTTCGGAGCGGGCCTCGCTCATCGCGCGGCCCTGGCCCGCCCGGCGGCGGCCGCGGCCTGGCCGGTCTCGAAGAAGTCGAGGAAGCCGGTGGCCGACATGACGAACCGGACTTCCTCGCTCACCCCGTACAGGGTGACGGCGACGCCGGCGTGCTGGGCCTCGCGGTAGACGACCAGCAGGGTGCGCAGGCCGGCGCTGGAGACGTAGGTGACGGCGGTCAGGTCGATGCGCAGCGCCCGGCCCTCGCGGACGAGCGGCAGCAGGGTCTCCAGCAGGGTGCCGGAGGTCTCGCTGTTGATCTCGCCGGTGGCGACGAGCACGGTGCCCGTCTTGTTCCGGCGTTCCTTCAGGTTCAGACTCATGTCGTGCTTCCCCTCTGGTTGGGGCGCCCCCCGTTGGGCATTACTTCTGGGCCACCGGCCGGAGCCGGACCTTGACCTTGACCCGCCCCTGGACGTCGGGGAGGTGGACGGTCAGCTCGTCCGCGTCGAACTCCTCGTACGGCTTCTCGTCGATCTCCACCGACGCGATCCGCACCGAGCCCGCGGGCAGCAGGTCGGGCGAGACGCGCAGGGTCCGGCCGGGCAGGTCGGCCGGGTCGGGCTGGAAGTGGAAGTCCATCTCCCGGCCGTTGATGAGCAGGTTGTTGTAGACGGCGGCGAGGTAGCACAGCTCCGCCGAGTGGTACATGGACATCGAGTGGCTGCCCTTGAGCCGCTCGGTGCCGAGCAGGTACGGCGTGCCGCTGGCGAGCACGTTGAAGTACACGGCTCCCTCGTCG is part of the Streptomyces katrae genome and harbors:
- a CDS encoding STAS domain-containing protein, coding for MSLNLKERRNKTGTVLVATGEINSETSGTLLETLLPLVREGRALRIDLTAVTYVSSAGLRTLLVVYREAQHAGVAVTLYGVSEEVRFVMSATGFLDFFETGQAAAAAGRARAAR